A region of Moorena producens PAL-8-15-08-1 DNA encodes the following proteins:
- a CDS encoding response regulator transcription factor, translated as MVMNVVKEIRVLLIERGDLAQLGLRKVLEQYKEVSLVSQVSSMRHVAAFLKKSNPDVVVINLEPSSNSDALLRLVRNWKVAFFTNILLLSWDTSEEFVISAFGAGVDSYYLKRINFPKTNVDTSTFLDALRATYEGQHWIDPEIAGYLLKNSIKSPVKNFSGITLINSCEPDYYQILRENPLTERELTVLELIVAGYTNDEIAERLLLGLGTVKTHIRSLLWKLCCDDRTQAAVQALRSGLVK; from the coding sequence ATGGTTATGAACGTAGTCAAAGAAATTCGGGTGTTACTGATTGAGAGGGGTGATTTAGCGCAGTTGGGTCTCAGAAAAGTCTTGGAGCAGTACAAAGAAGTCAGTTTGGTCTCTCAAGTTTCTAGCATGCGTCATGTGGCGGCCTTTTTAAAAAAATCTAACCCGGACGTAGTAGTCATTAATTTAGAGCCTTCAAGCAATAGTGATGCGTTATTGCGGTTAGTCAGAAATTGGAAAGTGGCATTTTTTACTAACATATTGCTGCTATCTTGGGACACATCAGAAGAATTTGTTATAAGCGCTTTTGGGGCTGGGGTAGATTCTTATTATCTAAAACGTATCAATTTTCCGAAAACTAATGTAGACACCAGTACTTTCTTAGATGCTTTGAGAGCTACCTATGAAGGGCAACACTGGATTGATCCAGAAATAGCTGGTTATCTCCTAAAAAATAGTATCAAGTCACCGGTTAAGAATTTTTCTGGGATTACGTTAATCAATTCCTGTGAGCCTGACTATTATCAAATTCTTAGGGAAAATCCACTGACTGAACGGGAGCTAACTGTCTTGGAATTGATCGTAGCCGGTTATACCAATGACGAAATTGCCGAGCGATTATTGCTAGGTCTTGGCACAGTTAAAACTCACATTCGGTCTCTGCTTTGGAAACTGTGCTGTGACGATAGAACACAAGCAGCAGTGCAAGCACTTCGCAGTGGTTTGGTGAAATAG
- a CDS encoding type IV secretory system conjugative DNA transfer family protein, translated as MNQNTNHVISLPPGLIYQQLTKENLIDFSQTNQGITITSCLLALGLLAIIPDGKKGQLATGYWGGKKEKKAARKKAQEQMANLSRNSVALYVGTPEDIQKRQEQEWIKQGKLKKQRKPEAFNWFKPAAESLYLPDAQRGIAAIGASGSGKSFSVCDPLIRSSLDQGFPTIIYDFKYPAQAKRAVGYALKRGYKVHIFAPGFPESDVCNPLDLLKDEEDAIAAGQIAQVINRNTDLTGGKASGDKFFEDAGDSLVEGIFLLTKAVGTLVENQRYCDIMTAQAILSLPDLVSRLEFASQEKLNVWTTRPLSQIISIKESEKTVAGIIGIAQRTFQKFLKKDFMGAFCGKTTLPLDLEGKQLIVFGLDRNNRDIVGPLLATILHMVINRNVSRIKPRTDPLVVSLDELPSLYLPQLVNWLNENREDGFCGILGYQNLGQLENRYGKELTRAILGGTATKFIFNPQDPDSAKTFSDLLGEFQIHFKSKSKSSGTGGSSHSKSDQKNKRPLLEPAQFIKLPTGKAVIINPAYQRAKESYVPLLEQIQIPESDLKEQEWSENLWESIRDHLIKVKRASHRVSNQQRVRQLKERMALVDQLFPLPTDGARQAPASFSPTPALIPNSGSSSSTATSHWPPRLSDQDVSPDLLEGSF; from the coding sequence ATGAACCAGAATACAAATCACGTTATTAGTCTACCTCCGGGATTAATTTATCAGCAACTTACCAAAGAAAATCTTATAGATTTTTCCCAAACTAATCAGGGAATCACCATCACCAGCTGTTTGCTAGCTTTGGGTTTGCTAGCGATAATCCCGGATGGCAAGAAAGGTCAATTAGCGACAGGCTATTGGGGAGGTAAAAAGGAGAAAAAAGCTGCTCGTAAAAAAGCTCAGGAACAGATGGCTAATCTTTCCAGAAACTCCGTTGCTCTCTACGTCGGCACTCCCGAAGACATTCAGAAGCGTCAAGAGCAAGAATGGATCAAGCAGGGGAAATTGAAAAAGCAACGGAAACCTGAAGCTTTCAATTGGTTTAAGCCTGCTGCCGAGTCCTTATATCTTCCCGATGCCCAACGCGGGATTGCCGCCATTGGAGCCAGTGGTTCAGGCAAATCCTTTTCAGTCTGTGACCCTCTAATTCGTTCATCCCTTGACCAAGGATTCCCCACAATTATATATGACTTCAAATATCCAGCGCAAGCAAAACGGGCCGTGGGTTATGCTTTAAAAAGAGGCTATAAGGTACATATTTTTGCCCCTGGTTTTCCTGAGTCAGATGTCTGTAATCCCTTGGATTTACTCAAAGATGAAGAAGATGCGATCGCAGCCGGTCAAATCGCCCAAGTCATTAACCGAAATACAGATTTAACTGGCGGAAAAGCCAGTGGGGATAAGTTCTTTGAAGATGCCGGGGATAGTTTAGTCGAAGGAATATTTTTGTTAACCAAGGCAGTTGGTACCTTAGTCGAAAATCAGCGATATTGTGATATAATGACAGCACAGGCAATTTTAAGTTTGCCTGACCTAGTCAGCCGATTGGAATTTGCTTCCCAGGAGAAATTAAATGTCTGGACAACTCGCCCCCTATCCCAAATCATTAGTATCAAAGAAAGTGAAAAAACCGTAGCCGGGATTATCGGAATTGCTCAGCGAACCTTCCAAAAATTCTTGAAAAAAGACTTTATGGGAGCATTTTGTGGAAAAACCACCTTACCTTTAGATTTAGAAGGAAAACAACTCATCGTCTTTGGGTTAGATCGAAATAACCGGGATATTGTCGGACCACTATTAGCAACAATCCTCCATATGGTTATTAACCGGAATGTCTCCCGAATTAAACCTCGAACAGACCCTCTAGTTGTTTCCCTAGATGAGCTACCAAGTTTGTACTTACCCCAGCTAGTCAACTGGTTAAATGAAAACCGAGAAGATGGGTTTTGTGGTATTCTAGGCTATCAAAACTTAGGACAATTAGAAAATAGGTATGGCAAAGAGCTAACCAGAGCTATTCTAGGAGGTACAGCTACAAAGTTCATCTTTAATCCCCAAGATCCAGACTCCGCTAAAACCTTCTCTGACCTATTAGGAGAGTTTCAAATTCATTTCAAATCCAAATCCAAGAGTAGTGGTACAGGGGGCAGTTCTCACTCTAAATCCGATCAAAAGAACAAGCGACCACTTTTAGAGCCCGCTCAGTTTATTAAATTACCTACTGGTAAAGCAGTCATCATCAATCCCGCTTATCAAAGAGCCAAAGAAAGCTATGTGCCTTTGTTAGAACAAATTCAAATTCCTGAGTCTGATCTTAAAGAGCAGGAGTGGTCAGAAAATTTATGGGAGAGTATTCGAGACCATTTAATTAAAGTCAAGAGAGCATCTCACCGAGTTTCTAATCAGCAAAGGGTGCGTCAACTTAAGGAGAGAATGGCATTAGTAGACCAATTATTTCCATTGCCAACAGATGGCGCTAGACAAGCACCAGCATCCTTTTCTCCTACCCCAGCACTAATACCAAACTCTGGATCTAGCTCATCCACGGCAACTTCTCATTGGCCTCCACGTCTATCTGATCAAGATGTCTCACCAGACCTACTCGAAGGAAGTTTTTAA